In one Poecilia reticulata strain Guanapo linkage group LG8, Guppy_female_1.0+MT, whole genome shotgun sequence genomic region, the following are encoded:
- the LOC103469241 gene encoding hydroxyacylglutathione hydrolase, mitochondrial isoform X2, producing MRVELLPALSDNYMYLLIDEESKEAAIVDPVEPIKVVEAVRKHGVKLTTVLTTHHHWDHAGGNEKMVKLMPGLKVYGGDDRVDAITKKVSHSNTFKLGSLSVKCLFTPCHTTGHICYYVTKESSSEPPAVFTGDTLFVAGCGKFFEGTAEQMYKALIEILGRLPPETRVYCGHEYTVSNLKFARHVEPLNEVIQKKLEWAKEKCSDGEPTIPSTLADEFTFNPFMRVKEKSVQDHVKQTDPIETMRSLRKEKDNFRVPKE from the exons TGCTGATCGATGAAGAGTCAAAAGAAGCTGCCATTGTTGATCCAGTGGAGCCAATAAAG GTTGTGGAAGCTGTCAGAAAGCACGGCGTTAAACTCACAACCGTTCTGACCACCCATCACCACTG GGATCACGCAGGTGGAAATGAGAAGATGGTGAAGCTGATGCCAGGGCTGAAGGTCTACGGAGGAGATGACAGAGTTGATGCGATAACGAAGAAAGTTTCCCACTCGAACACCTTCAAG cttggaTCACTCAGTGTGAAATGCCTGTTCACGCCCTGCCACACAACCGGCCACATCTGTTACTATGTGACTAAAGAAAGCAGCTCTGAGCCACCTGCTGTTTTCACAG GTGACACATTGTTTGTGGCCGGCTGTGGTAAATTCTTCGAGGGTACGGCAGAGCAGATGTACAAAGCCTTGATAGAAATCCTGGGACGTCTTCCTCCCGAAACG cGTGTTTATTGTGGCCATGAGTACACGGTCAGCAATCTGAAATTTGCACGCCATGTTGAACCGCTTAATGAAGTCATTCAGAAGAAGCTTGAATGGGCAAAG gAGAAGTGCAGCGATGGAGAGCCAACTATCCCGTCCACCTTGGCAGATGAATTTACATTTAATCCCTTTATGAGAGTGAA agagAAATCTGTTCAAGACCATGTGAAGCAGACCGATCCCATTGAAACCATGAGAAGCCTTcggaaagaaaaagacaacttCCGCGTCCCGAAGGAGTGA
- the LOC103469239 gene encoding hydroxyacylglutathione hydrolase-like protein, which translates to MKVKVISILEDNYMYLVIEEQSKQAIAVDPAVPHRLLEIVKREGLFLIAVLTTHYHWDHARGNEALVNEVPGLKVYGADDRIKGLTDKVTDSQELKFNSINVKCLFTPCHTSGDMCYYIWEDECTDAPAVFTGDTLFIGGCGRFLEGTAEQMHHNLTKVIASLPQETKVFCGHENTIKNLKFALLVEPENEKVKEMLSWARARDDDDKPTVPSTLQEEFDYNPFLRLSEKAVQKFTGKMEPVEVMRVLRKEMDKFKKPKERLPPQAXLALQWGLLMSSKDRLSPAIKDGD; encoded by the exons ATGAAGGTGAAGGTGATCTCCATCCTGGAGGACAACTACATGTACCTGGTGATAGAGGAGCAGAGCAAGCAGGCCATAGCCGTGGACCCCGCTGTACCTCACCGG cTGCTGGAAATTGTCAAAAGAGAAGGCTTGTTTCTCATTGCTGTTCTCACAACGCATTATCACTG GGATCACGCTCGTGGAAATGAGGCTCTGGTGAATGAGGTTCCTGGCCTCAAGGTTTATGGGGCGGATGATCGAATCAAAGGGCTCACAGATAAAGTCACAGACTCTCAGGAACTGAAG TTTAACTCTATCAATGTGAAGTGCCTGTTCACTCCTTGCCACACCTCTGGTGATATGTGCTACTACATCTGGGAGGATGAATGCACAGACGCGCCCGCTGTGTTCACAG GAGACACGTTGTTTATTGGTGGATGTGGGAGGTTTTTGGAGGGCACAGCAGAACAGATGCACCACAACCTCACCAAAGTGATCGCTTCCCTACCTCAAGAAACA aaagtgtTCTGTGGACACGAGAACACAATCAAGAACCTAAAGTTTGCGCTSCTGGTGGAGCCAGAGAACGAGAAGGTTAAAGAGATGCTGAGCTGGGCCAGG GCGAGAGATGATGACGACAAACCCACTGTACCATCCACACTGCAGGAGGAGTTTGATTACAATCCTTTTCTCCGCCTCTC gGAGAAAGCAGTGCAGAAGTTTACTGGGAAGATGGAGCCTGTAGAGGTGATGAGAGTCCTGAGAAAGGAAATGGATAAATTCAAGAAGCCCAAGGAGAGACTTCCGCCTCAAGCCATRTTGGCCTTGCAGTGGGGTCTGCTCATGAGCTCTAAGGACCGTTTAAGTCCAGCGATCAAAGACGGTGACTGA